A section of the Kribbella sp. HUAS MG21 genome encodes:
- a CDS encoding CPCC family cysteine-rich protein — MAKYPCPCCGYLMYDEEPGSYEICEVCGWEDDLSQLRFATMGGANRPLIECQRQLIAVGKPTEAGHRRDPGWRPLDLAVDQVEVPEPGRDYGLTYAQDRTAYYWRR; from the coding sequence ATGGCCAAGTACCCATGCCCGTGTTGCGGCTATCTGATGTACGACGAGGAGCCCGGGTCATACGAGATCTGCGAGGTCTGCGGATGGGAGGACGACCTCTCGCAACTACGCTTCGCGACCATGGGTGGCGCCAACAGGCCTCTGATCGAGTGTCAGCGACAGCTCATCGCTGTCGGCAAGCCAACCGAGGCCGGCCATCGACGGGACCCCGGCTGGCGGCCGCTAGACCTCGCCGTCGACCAAGTTGAAGTTCCGGAACCGGGACGGGATTACGGACTCACCTACGCCCAGGACAGGACGGCCTACTACTGGCGACGGTGA